CTACGTACTCGCAAGATAACTCAAATGGCGTGCCACCCTCGCACATCTTCGTCTTGTTGAATTCCAATGGTTTACGAGCCTCTACCCGCTGCGCCTGCTGCGGTCGCACGTGGTTCGTGACACCTTTGCGCCCCATCCGCTCAGGGACGCCTCATGCATGTCGCGCAATGCTGTGAGAAGAAATGGCGAAACCGGAGGATACACAGGTTCCCGCCGGCCGCACACTCGGCCGGCGGGGAAGGAGGAGAAACGGATGAACGGGATTGAATGACCGAGGAGAAGGAGGCTGATCAGGTCAACGTTTTAGGACGACGTCGCGAACAACCTTTCCGCTCGGACCGAAAGGCTTCTGGGGCTTGCCGTTGAGTTCCGCCTTGACCCCTCCAGCGTTGCCGAGGGTCACGGAAAACTGGTCCTGCGCTTTCCACTGAGCTTTTTCTCCTGGACGGAGAAGCGCTTCCTGCGGACTGCCGGCATCCACCTGCACGACCACCCAACTGAGTTCCGTCGCTTCCAAATCAAGTACGAGGGGACCGTCCGAACCGACGGGACCGTCGACTGAGAGTCCGGCTAGGGGGCCGTCAGAACCACCCTGGGCCGCTGCCGGAGCGACGGCCGGTTCGGCCGGCACAGGGGCCTTGGCCACCATCTGAGGAGCCGGCGCCGGAGTCGTCTTTTCCAGAATGGCCTTGGCCGGCGGAGCCGGCACATCGACCGGTTTGGCTGCCGCCGTGATGGGCGGAGGAAGATCCGCATCCTGCTTGGGTGCCGCGTCACGCCCTTCCTTAGAAAACGGCATCGTCTTTTTCGAAGGCGGCGGCACATCCGAACTAGCGCGGCGCACAAGCGTTGCCGACTGTTCGCGGCTCAACAGAAACACTAAGGTGATGATGGCGATCGCGATCGCGATTCCGACGGCTTTCCGGTTGGCCTTACGGCGACGTTCTTCCTCAACCTGACGCTGTCTGAGCCGTTCCCGTTCGCCCTGCTTTTCGTAAAAGGCTCCGGCGGACTGGACGAATCGATGAATCGCATCCTCTTCGTCCAACCCGAGCGAGCGGGCATAGGAACGGACGAAGCCCCGTGCAAAGACCTGGTCGGGCAACTTGGCGAAATTCCCCTCTTCCAATGCCTTGACGAAATCCGACCGGATTCGGGTCTTCGAAGCGACCTCCTCGACGGTGAGGCCCTTCGTCTCCCGAACCTGCCGAAAGAATTCTCCAACTGATTCCATGGTTGTCCGCCTATGGTTTGAGCTTGCTCAGCAATTCTTTTGCCGCCGCAGCATGCTCGCCGGTCTTATCGAGCGTGGCGACCTTCGTCAGCGCTTCGCGCGCCCGCACGTCGAATCCCAACTTGTAATACACGCGCCCCAACTCGAGTTGCAGCATCGCCGGCGGCACGTTCGGAGGCGTGACCGTCGTCGCATCCTCCAGTGATTCCATCGCCGCCTGAAACTCGCCTTCATGGATCAAGGCCCGCCCCAGGTGAAACCGGGCCAGGTCCGGCGTCGAATAGAGCGGATTGCTCAACGCTTGGCGATAGGCGGCGATCGCTTCTTTCCAGTGGTCCTGATTCGCCAGCACCTGCCCCAGATAGGTCTGCGCTTCGGAATAGTCGCCGTCGACGCGAATCGCCTCGCGGAAGGACTCTTCAGCTTGCTTGAGACGGCCTTGGGTCGCATAGATGTGGCCGAGGCCGTAGTGCGCCTCCTTGTTGTCCGGATTCAGCTTGACGGCCTTTTGAAACGAGACATAGGCCTGCTGTTGATCCGTGCTCATCCGCGCGATGCCTTCCTGGTAGAAGCCTTTCGACTTCCGAAGGTTATCCTCGCTCGCCGCGCAACCGACCGCCAATGCGAGCGGCAACAACAACGCCGGCATCCATTGCCGACTCCAGGACTGTCTCTCCGTCACGGCCTGCACGGAGGCCATCGACTCCCTCATCTCAGCCCACATCCTCGAAGTGCGTGAGTTGCTTGAAGGCCTTGTATCGCGCCTCAATCTCTTTGTAATCCAGGATCTTCAATCGGTCAAGGCTAAAGGCTTCTACTGTAAATGAGGCCATGACGCTGCCGAAGATGATGGCCTGTCGAATCGCCTCCGATGAACGATTCCCGGTCGCCGCGAGGTAGCCGAGGAACCCGCCCGCGAACGTATCGCCCGCACCGGTGGGATCCCGTACCTCCTCGAGCGGAAACGCCGGTGCGCCGAACACCTGCTTCTCATTGAACATCAGCACGCCGTATTCGCCCCGCTTCACGATCAGGTGTTTCGGACCGCGGGCCAAGATCTTCTTCGCCACCTTCACCAAATTCGGATCATCGCCCAGCGCGCGGGCCTCTCCGTCGTTAATGATGAGGATGTCGATGTGCTCCAACACCTTCCACAAAGCATCCCGCTTGCCGTTGATCCAAAAGTTCATCGTATCGCAGGCCACGACGGCCGGGCGGTTGACCTGCTGAAGCACATCGAGTTGCAGTTCCGGATCGATGTTCCCGAGAAACAGAACTTCCGGTGAACGATACTGGGCCGGAATTTTCGGCCGGAACGTTTCGAAGACATTCAGTTTCGTATCCAGCGTCTGTGCCTCGTTCAGTTGATGCGAATAGGCGCCCTTCCATCGAAAGGTCGCACCCGGACGCCGCTCCAATCCGGCCAGATCGATCTTTCGGCTCTTCAGAAAGGTGATATGCTTTTCCGGAAAATCGTCACCGACGACCGCAATCAAATCCACGTTGGTGAAGTAGCTCGCTGCGGTCGAAAAGTACGTCGCCGATCCGCCCAACACTTCTTCCGCTTCGCCGAACGGCGTCTTCACCGTATCCAATGCCACCGAACCCACAACCAACAGCTTTCCCATGACTCACCGTTTTCCTTTCCGCGCAGACACGTATGGCGCGATCAACAAGCCCAACCGACGCTTCGCCTCAGCCGACATCCGATCCGGCGCGGTCACGATGGCGTCGCGCAGAGCCTGGTTGCATGCGCAAGGCTGATCCGGCACCAAGGTAGGGACGACCGTTCTCAACACCTGCTTGGCCAGCGCCACATTCTTATGCAGTGTAGCCAAGATTGCTTCAACCGTCACGGCTTCTTCGGTTTCGTGCCAACAGTCATAATCCGTCGCCAATGCCACCGTGGCATAACAGAGTTCGGCTTCGCGGGCCAGTTTGGCTTCAGGCATGTTGGTCATCCCGATCACGTCGACTCCCCATTGCCGATACAGGCGCGACTCCGCCTTCGTCGAGAACTGCGGCCCTTCCATGCACACATACGTGCCGCCCACGTGGAACCGCGCGTCGAGCTTCCCTACGGCGGTCTCCAGCGCCGACGCCAACGGGGCACAGACCGGGTCGCCGAAGCCCACATGCGCCACAATTCCTTCGTCGAAAAACGTGGACAGGCGTCGTTTCGTGAGATCGATGAACTGATCCGGCAGCACGATGTCGCCCGGTCTGATCGATTCTTTCATGCTCCCGACGGCGCTGATGGAAATCACTTTGGTCACGCCCAACGACTTGAGCGCGTAGATATTCGCTCGATAGTTGATGCCGCTCGGATTGATTCGATGCCCTCGTCCGTGTCGGGAGAGAAACGCGACCCGTGCCCCGGCCAGCGTCCCGAGTATCAGTGCGTCCGAGGGATTCCCAAACGGGGTCCGCACTTTTACCTCCCGCACATGCTGAAGCCCTTCAATGTCATAGAGCCCGCTGCCGCCGATGATGCCGATCGCGGCGCGTGCCTGTTTGCTTGTTCGTATCATGCCCCGTCCTTCACTCCTTCCTGGGCCGACGCACCGGGGCGAGCCGCCTCCGATTGCGATTCTAATCCCGCAAGAAATGCTCGAATGTCGCGCAGCACCCGCGCTGCCACCGTCTCGGGATCCTCGTGGTCGCCGATCTGATACCAGCGCAAGGCCGGCTCGCTCCGAAACCAAGTGAGCTGACGCTTGGCGAAATGCCGGGTATCGCGCTTCAGCAGACGCAGCGCCTCGGCGCGGTCATACTCCCCGGCCAGATACCCGCAGACTTGCCGATAGCCCAACCCCTTCATCGAACCCAACGCCCGCCCGTAGCCTTTGGCAAGAAGCGATTCCGTTTCCGCAATCAGCCCCCGCGCGAACATGCCGTCCACCCGCTCGTCGATTCGACGATACAGTTCCTCACGGTCACGCATGAGGCCAAGCATCAGGACGGAAAACGAGTGATCGGCGAATGCATGCTCCCGATGCAGGTCGGACAACCGCCGTCCCGCGACGTGATGAACTTCCAGCGCGCGAATGATTTTGACTTCATCGTTCGGATGCAGCCGTGCCGCCGACTCGGGATCGATCTGACTCAGTCGCCGGTGAAGAAACCCCTTGTCGGCCTCGCGCGCAGCCCGTACTAACTCGTCCCGATAGGCAGGGTTGGCCCGCGGCGCGTCACACAAACCTCGAACCAACGTCCTCACGTAGAGGCCGGTCCCCCCGACGACAAGAGGCACTCGCCCAGCCGCATAGAGACGCACGATCTCTTGCTGAGCCTGCGCCCGGTAGTCACCCGCGTTGAATGGTTCATCAGGCTCTACCAGATCAATCAGTCGATGAGCGATACCGCGTCGCAGGGCCAGAGGCGGTTTGTCCGTGGCAATATCCATCCCGCGGTAGACTTGGCGGGAATCCGCGGTCAAAATTTCCGTGTCCAGCGCTGCAGCCAGGCTCAGGGCGATTTCACTCTTGCCGACGGCGGTCGGCCCGACCACGACGATCAAGGGCCGCATCGAGAGGAGGGAATCGGAGCACGGTACCATGCCGCACCTGCTCGGTTACGGCCGATCGAAGAGACGGCCCATCTCTTCGGCCGAAAGCCGGAAGGCCACGCGGCGGCCGTGGGGGCAGGTCATGATCCAGCCTTCGGCACCCCAGTCTTGCACCAATTGCTTGATCTCCGGCAAGGCCATGGAGCGCCCCGCCCGCACCGCGCCGTGGCAAGCCAAGGAGGCGAGCACCGGGCGAACCTTTTCCTCCAGCGAGGAAACCGTCTCCCATCGCTCGAGATCTTCGATCAAATCCTGCACGAGCGAGGCCGTATCGGCATGTCCCAGCAGGATCGGCAAACTGCGGATCAGAAAGGACGAGGTCCCGAAGGGCTCGATACCCAGCCCCAACCGTTCCAACTCGCCCAAATGTTGCTGCAACAGGAGCGCCTTCTGCACGGGTAGTTCGAGAGGCTCAGGCAATAACAGCGGTTGGGAGGGAAGCGTTTTCCCCTGCCATGCGCGCCACAGCCGTTCGAAGAGCACACGCTCATGGGCCGTATGCTGATCGACGACGGCCAACTCATTTCCCACCTGCGCGATGAGATAGGTACGTCCCATTTGTCCCAAGGGCACGACGTCCGGGGTGTCACCGGGTCTGTACGCAGCTCCGGCTTCCTGCACAAAAGAGGTCTGCACCTCAGGAGGAGCTGGTGCGGCCCCCGAGTCGGGATCGGCTTCAGCCGGCCGGAACGAAGAGGGCAACGCGCCGCTCCACAAGGCATGCGACGACGATGGCCGCTCCTCTTGGGTCACTGCGCCGGCAAGCGACGAGGCAATCTGGACGCGTCCGAGTACCTGTCGGACGGCAGATCGAACGGCTTGGTGAATCAGCTCGGGGTCCGCAAACCGCACTTCCCGCTTCGTGGGATGGACATTGACATCGACACGGGACGGATCGAGGTCCAAGAAGAGCACGAACAGCGGATTCTGCCCCTTGGCAAGAAAGGAGCTGTACCCGTCGCTGACCGCGTGGGACACCGTGCTGTTCTTGATCGGTCGGCGATTCACGAAGAGGTCCTGCGGCGTGCGTGACGCACGGGCCCGCACCGGATCAATGATGAACCCCCGGACGGTCACGCCGTTCCGCTCGGCCTCGATCCCTAAAGCACCCTCTCCGAAAGCCCCACGGTAGACCTGCAGCACTCGGTCGCGCGACGACGATACGCCGGGCAGGTTGAACACTTCATAGCCGTTATGCAGCAGGCGGAAGTGCACCTGCGGCCAGGCCAACGCCGCCAATTGGATGGCATGGCTGATATGGGAAAATTCCGTCGTGGTGGATTTGAGGAACTTGCGGCGGGCCGGCGTATTAAAGAACAGTTCGGCGACTTCGATGCTGGTACCAGGAATCGCGGCGGCATCTTCAACCCGGACGGTTTCGCCGTCGGCCAGCCACAATTGCGTGCCAATCGACGCGCCCTGCGCCAGCGTCAGCACTCGTACCTTCGAGACGGCGGCAATGCTCGGCAGCGCTTCCCCGCGAAAACCCATGGTCCGGACGGCGGTCAACTCTGCATCAGACCGAAGCTTGCTCGTGGCGTGGCGTTGAAACGCCAACATCGCATCGGACCGGCTCATCCCCTCGCCGTCATCCGTCACACGAATCAAGCCGAGCCCGCCGTCTTTGATCTCGACCGTGATCGTGCTGCTGCCGGCGTCCAGACTGTTCTCGATCAATTCTTTGACGACGGCGGCGGGGCGCTCAACGACCTCTCCGGCGGCGATACGGCCGATGACGTCGTCGGGTAAAACCTGAATCTTTCCGGAGCTACTGACCACACCCATACGAGGAGACGCTCCCTGCAGAGTCGACCGAGGCGGGACGATGGGAGAACGGGACAGGCGAGTGAACCGAAATCATCGGATCTCGGCCATCTTCGCCTTTGCCAGCTTGGCTTCGTCGGAGGTCGAGTATTCCTCGATAACCCGCTTCAAATACTTGCGCGACTTGGTCGTGTCGCCCGTTTCGGCCGCCGACAATCCCAGTTTGAACAGCGCAGCGGGAACCTTCTCATTGCCGGGGTATTCGTTCACCACATGGTCAAAGGACTGAATCGCCCGAATGTAATCTTTCTGGGCATAATACGATTCGCCCAGCCAATAGTGGGCGTTCGGCGTCAAAGAGGTGGACGGGAAATCTTTGATGAAGCGCTGGAACCCGCTCACGGCCAAATCATACTTGCCGTTGAGATAGTCGTTGTAGGCCAAGTTGAAGGCCGAGGTCGGCGTAATCGAGGGAACGCCCGGGACGATGGTCGGCACCTCCGGCGCAGGTCCGGACGGCTTGGCTACGCGTGCCTGGCGGGCCGATTCAGCGAGGACCTGATCGGACCTCAACTGGGCTGCCTGGGCGATCTGGGTTTCCTCGATCTTTCCGAGTCGCGCTTCCAATTTCTGGAGCCGCGTCATCGCTTCATCCAGCCGAATCTTGCCCCCTTCGGGTTCACGGACCCGCTCCAGGGATTCCACCCGCCGCTGGATCGCTTCGAACCGCTTCTGCTCTTGATCCTGCGTCTTCGCGATGGTGGCAACCTGATCACGCACCTCGAGAAAATCGGCGTGCTTGGCACAACCGGTGATCAGGAGACTGCAGGTCAAGCCCGCCGCCGACAGCTGGACGAATGTTCGGGCACTCATGGCTAATGTAGCTCCTTTAATTGATTCAGCTTGTCGACCGCCTTATTGGCTTCCGGCGTCTTCGGGTACAAATCAATGACCTGCTTCAGGGCCGAGGCGGCCTTTTTGCGATCTTTCAACGCCAGATAGGCGTAGCCCTTCTTGAGCAACGCTGCCGGGACCTTTTCGCTGGCCGGATGGTTCAGCTGAACCTGATCGTACGCATCAATCGCACGGGTATAGTCTTTCTTCCCATAATAGGTCTCACCAAGCCAAAACCGCGCGTTCGGCGCCAATTCGGAATTCGGATGCTGCGTGATGAATTCGGCGAAACCCTGGCGAGCCGCATCGAGATCCCCTTCCTTGAAGCGAGTCAGGGTACGCTCGTACGCCTCACGGTCCGGCAACGCAGACATGCGAGGCTCGCTGCGGGCGACCAAATTATTCGAGGGTACCGGGGGAGGCGTTGGTTCCGCGACAGGGGCTGGGACCGGCGCGGGCGGCGTGGGCGGAAGCGGAGCGACCTCGGCCACCACCGGGGCCGATTCGGTCCGTTGCGCCACGCTGGCCCGTTGCGCCGCCAAATGCTGTTCGACCTGCTTCAGAAACGAATGCTGGTTTTCCAGATTCTTGTCCAGCGTCAGAATTTGCGACTGCACATGGGCAAAATTCCGCCCCATCTCTTCAAAGCGCCGCTCCTGTTCGTCCCCGCGGCTGGTAAGCCGGCCACCGGCATCTTCCAGTGCCTTCACCACGGAAGTCACACTGCGATTCATGCCCGACAAGTGTTCGGCCGTCACCTTGTTGTCAGCTTCGATCTTTGCGGCCAGGGCATCCGTCCGTTTCACAAGGCCGTTGTTTTCCTGCTCCACCGTGGCGGCAAGGTGCTTGACCGCCTGATCCTGCTGCGCCAGACGTTCACTGAGGCCTCCCAGCGCCTGCTTGAAATCGATCAATGCCTGGCTGAACTTCGACACCTGGTCCGTAATGGACCGATTCTGTGATTCGATCTGCGCCAGGTTCTGCTGTTTGACCTCGGCGGCGTGGATGGCCTTCTGTTGTTCCTCGAACCGCCCATCGACTTTCTGCGCGAGGGCGCCGGTCGTCTTCTGGACGGCGTCGAGAATATTCTTTTGTGTGGCATCCAGGTGCGACGTCAGTTGGTCCAATCGAGCCGTCACGGCGGCCATCTCGGCCTTGTGACGCTCCCGATCATTCTTCAACAACGCATCCTGGTCGACCAACTGCTTCTCGACCCAGCCGAGACGCTTGTTGTCCTCCGCCGACCGCTTCTCGCCCTCGCTGAGGCGCCGGTCCACCTTGGAGTCCTGCGCGGCCAGTTTGGCAACCAGATCGTCCTGCCGCACCTCGAGTGTCTGCGCCTTGTGGACGGCTTTATCGAGATCGCCGCGCAACGCCGGAATATCCTGCTCGCGCAACGACACGATTTCCTGACTCTGTCGGGCCCTGGTCTGGGCAAGCTCCTCGGTCGATTGCTTGATCTTCCGCTGGAGTTCCCGTTCCGTCTGCTTGAGATCCGCCTGCTGCGCAACGCAACCTGAGAGAAGGGAAAGTCCCAACCCGCAAATCAAGGGATACCAACCGGGCCGTCGCCCGTTCTGGCTCGCGATCTGGTTCACCGGCATGGTCTCCCCGTCGGCTTCGACTCGACTTCTCTCATACATGCGCTCTCCTTTAGACATCGTGGTACCGGAGAATCATGTCACAAGTATGCGCCACGGCAAAATTATTTCGACCGGACCACCACGTGTCCACGACGATTCTGCTGGTAACAGCTCTCGTTGTGGTCGTTGCAGAACGGCCGTTCCTTTCCATAGGACACCACGGCCAACCGGTTGGCGCCGATACCGAGTTCCACCAGGTAGTTCCGCACAGCCTTGGCGCGCTTCTCTCCCAACACAAGGTTGTAGGCCAGCGTCCCACGCTCGTCGCAGTGCCCTTCAATCTTCACCAGGGCACTGGGATTGCCCTTAATCCACTGGGCATCCCTGACTAAGGCTTGCTTGGCGTCTTCGGTAATGGTCCAGCTGTCGTAGCCGAAAAAGACATCCTGCAGTCCGGCATCCGCCGACGCGGCCTGTTCCTTCGCCTGCTCTCGACGAATCTCCTCGATCTGGCGGGCCGTGCTCTCGGACGGCTCGACCTTCGCCAACATCGTTCCACCGCCACCCAACCGCTCCTCGGCCGGAGACTTTCCGCCCGCAACCGAATCAAAGCCGCGGAGGCCACCGGTCTCGGGTTCTTCCGCCTTGCTCGCCAACGACAAGTCCGGGAATGTCCCGCCCGTGCTGGGCTGGCTCGGCGTGCTCGGCTGAGTCGGCATGGTCGGCGGCATGGTGGTGCCGGACTTGGCCATTCCACGCTCCGACGATTGCGCGTCGCCGCCGGACTGGATCGACTTCTTCGAGCAACCCGACTGGCTGATCAACAGCATCGCTGCGACGGCTGTCAGGCCTATGGTCCCTACCCGTATCCTCATATCTCGTCTCCTCGCTAGGTGAAAGGTTGATGATCTGTCGACAAAACCCGAATGCCGTTGCTATGCCTCACAACGCCGGGGACCACGATGGCGCGCTGTTATGGGTGCCCCCGAACGTAATTCGTTCCAAATCGGTGCCATCGGTATTGACCATATAGATGTGGCTCTTGCCGTCCACGGTCGAACTGAAGGTAAGGTGACGACCGTCGGGAGACCAGGAGGGGGAATCATCGATCCCGTTGCCCGTTGTTATCTGCACCCGCTTCTGCCCGTCGGGCGTCACCATACACAACTTGTAGGTGCGTTGTGCAGTGCGGCAGACATACGCGATCCAGTTGCCCCGCGGAGACCAAGCCGGCGCCGCGTTGTAATCTCCTTCATAGGTTAAGCGCCGAACGTTGGATCCGTCGGAGCTCATCACAAACACCTGCGGCCCTCCGCCACGATCGGAGGTAAAGGCCAACTCCCGCCCGGTCGGCGACCAGGTCGGCGAGAGATCGCCGCCGGGATTGACCGTGAGCCGCTGCATGTCTTTGCTACGCGTATCGAGCTTGTAAATTTCCGAATTGCCGTCCTGGCTGGTCGCGAAGGCCAAGAAATTTCCATCCGGAGACAACGCCGGCGTGATATTCAACCCGCTGAGCGAGACCAGGGTCCAGCGCTTGCCGGTCGCCAATTCCAAGATGTCGATGTCCTGTGTGTTGCGGCTCCGATAAGCCGTAAACACGATGAACCGGCGATCGGGTGACCAGCGCGGCATCAGATTCAGAAAACCGTCGGCGGTAATTTGCTTCGGTTCATAGCCGTCGTAATCCATCACGTACAATTCGCGGGCATTGCCGTGCTCGGCGACATAGACGATCTTGGTCCGTGCAATCCCCGGCTCACCGGTGTACCGAAACACCAATTCATCCGCAAACCGGTGGGCCATCAGCCGCACCACGTTGGTTGAACCCACGTACCGCTTTCCGCCGACGATCTCAGCGCTCCCGCTGTCATAGACGTAGCCGTCCATGAGCAGGTCGTTATCCTTGTCGCCGTTCTTCGGACCGGACTTGCCCCACACCAGCACAGACACCCCGCCGTCGGCCGCCTGTTTGAAGACGGCCTTGTCCGCCGCCGTCACTTCGCGGGTCTTCACCCCGATGGAAGGCAAATCGACCAACGAAAATACAAGGGACCGCTTAAGATCGGCCTTCAGAACTTCTTCGATCCGGCCGCCCAACCATTCCGGGCCGCCGCCGTTTTGAAATCCGAAGACACCGATCGGTATCTTCTGGAAATCCGGGCGTGTCGCTTCCAGAAACACATCCGTTGCCCTGGAGTCGAGAATGCCAAAGACCCCCGCCCCGGCAAACAGACAGAGTGCAATGCACAGTCCCCCGATCAGTCGATTCATCCTGCAGCCTCGCCTACGGCAAAAGTAAAATGGGCGTCAAAATAAGAATCCGTCAAATCCGGTGGAAACGGCGGCAGCGGCACCGCACTCTGAATCGCTCGATGGGCCGAGAGATCATAGTACTCATTCCCCGACGATTGTTCGATCACCACGCTGCTCACTCGGCCGTCCCGCTCGAGCCGGAACCGCACCACCACGGTGAGTGCTTTCCCGGACAAATCAACGGGAGGCGCCGTCCACAGGCTACTGATCCGTGCCTGCACACGCGCCAAGTATTGATTAGACCCTGCCACGCCCGGAACCCGCATCTTCGTATCGGGCTTCGTACGCGCCGCACTCGCCGTCATAGGCGGAGGAGCGACCGGTCGAGGCTCCGAGAACATCGGCTTCACCTCGCGTACCGGCTCGGCCGGTTTCATGGGAGGCGGCTGAAACTTCTTTAGATCCTCCAACTCGCGATCCAGATCCCGATTCATTTCTTCGGACAACGACTTTTGCTGCGGCTTCGGCGGAGCCGGACTGATTTTCGGCGGCTCGCGCGGCGCTTCGGCCGGCATCTCCGGCACCTTCAGCTTCTTAATGACATCATCGAATTCGTTCCGCTCCGGAGACCGCTCCAGTTTCGGCTGAGCGGCCTTTTTCGCGTCCGCGGCCTTCATGGGGGCCAAATCGCCATATTGAGGCGCATTCGGAGGCAGTTCCACATCTTTCATCAGGTCCCGCAACGCTTCGGAGCGATGGGCCACAGGCGCAGCCGCCGGCGCCTTAACCGGACTTTGAATCGACTGTGGCGCCGCCAATGTCGGAGGCGGAGGTGCTACCGGAGCCGGCGGAGCGACCGGAACCGGCTGCGGAGCCGGGGGAGCCGGTTTGGCCTGCACGGGAGCCGGACGCGGAGGGGCCGGGGCCGGCGGAGGCGGCGTCTGCACCGGCTTGGGGGGGACCGGAATCGGCGTCGACTGCACCGGTTTCGGTTGAGGCGTCGGACGTGGAACCGCCTTCTCAACCTTGGGCTCATCCTTGGCTTCCGAAGTCGGCAAGGTTACTAACGAGACCTGCATCGCCGAAAGCGGTCGCTCAACCTTCTTAAAGAGCTTCATCCCCATGATCACCGCCAGCAGGCAGAGATGCACCACCAAGGAGATCACGACGGTCTTCCGCAGCTGGCGTGTACCGGCTTCGACCAGATCACCCAGCAAAAAGAGGGAGGCCTGTCTTGGGAGGGTCTGGGATGTCATTAACGTTACAACGTTCGCAAGAACGGAACGCGCTGGCGTTATTTCTTGCGCGGGGAAGCCGGAGCCGGGAACGACTCGGTCACACGTTCCGAAGCCGTGGGCTCGGTCACCATGCCGAGCTTCTCTATCCCCGCCTTCTTCACGCTGTCCATAACCTGGACGACGATCCCGTAGGGCACGTCGCGGTCGGCACGCAGAAACAGCGACACCTCCGGATTTTGATCCTTCAGCGCGCGCAACTTCCGTTCAAGCTGAATCGGGCTGACTTGATCCTTATCCAAATACAATCGCTGATCCCGCTCAATCGACAAAACGGCCCGTGCTTCAGGCTTAATCGTATTGGTCGCGGATTTCGGCAGATTGATGTCCATGCCGCGATACAACATCGGCGCGGTGACCATGAAAATCACCAACAGCACGAGGACGACGTCCACCAACGGGATCACATTGATCTCCGCCATGAACCGCCGATGGCGCGTTTCCGACATCATCCTTGCACACCGACCGTCGTGGTTTTGGGACGGGTCTGCAGCGACCGCATCGCCTCAACGGTGAAGGATTCGATGCG
This Nitrospiraceae bacterium DNA region includes the following protein-coding sequences:
- the miaA gene encoding tRNA (adenosine(37)-N6)-dimethylallyltransferase MiaA, encoding MVPCSDSLLSMRPLIVVVGPTAVGKSEIALSLAAALDTEILTADSRQVYRGMDIATDKPPLALRRGIAHRLIDLVEPDEPFNAGDYRAQAQQEIVRLYAAGRVPLVVGGTGLYVRTLVRGLCDAPRANPAYRDELVRAAREADKGFLHRRLSQIDPESAARLHPNDEVKIIRALEVHHVAGRRLSDLHREHAFADHSFSVLMLGLMRDREELYRRIDERVDGMFARGLIAETESLLAKGYGRALGSMKGLGYRQVCGYLAGEYDRAEALRLLKRDTRHFAKRQLTWFRSEPALRWYQIGDHEDPETVAARVLRDIRAFLAGLESQSEAARPGASAQEGVKDGA
- a CDS encoding sugar kinase produces the protein MGKLLVVGSVALDTVKTPFGEAEEVLGGSATYFSTAASYFTNVDLIAVVGDDFPEKHITFLKSRKIDLAGLERRPGATFRWKGAYSHQLNEAQTLDTKLNVFETFRPKIPAQYRSPEVLFLGNIDPELQLDVLQQVNRPAVVACDTMNFWINGKRDALWKVLEHIDILIINDGEARALGDDPNLVKVAKKILARGPKHLIVKRGEYGVLMFNEKQVFGAPAFPLEEVRDPTGAGDTFAGGFLGYLAATGNRSSEAIRQAIIFGSVMASFTVEAFSLDRLKILDYKEIEARYKAFKQLTHFEDVG
- a CDS encoding tetratricopeptide repeat protein; the protein is MASVQAVTERQSWSRQWMPALLLPLALAVGCAASEDNLRKSKGFYQEGIARMSTDQQQAYVSFQKAVKLNPDNKEAHYGLGHIYATQGRLKQAEESFREAIRVDGDYSEAQTYLGQVLANQDHWKEAIAAYRQALSNPLYSTPDLARFHLGRALIHEGEFQAAMESLEDATTVTPPNVPPAMLQLELGRVYYKLGFDVRAREALTKVATLDKTGEHAAAAKELLSKLKP
- the mtnP gene encoding S-methyl-5'-thioadenosine phosphorylase, with product MIRTSKQARAAIGIIGGSGLYDIEGLQHVREVKVRTPFGNPSDALILGTLAGARVAFLSRHGRGHRINPSGINYRANIYALKSLGVTKVISISAVGSMKESIRPGDIVLPDQFIDLTKRRLSTFFDEGIVAHVGFGDPVCAPLASALETAVGKLDARFHVGGTYVCMEGPQFSTKAESRLYRQWGVDVIGMTNMPEAKLAREAELCYATVALATDYDCWHETEEAVTVEAILATLHKNVALAKQVLRTVVPTLVPDQPCACNQALRDAIVTAPDRMSAEAKRRLGLLIAPYVSARKGKR
- the mutL gene encoding DNA mismatch repair endonuclease MutL — its product is MGVVSSSGKIQVLPDDVIGRIAAGEVVERPAAVVKELIENSLDAGSSTITVEIKDGGLGLIRVTDDGEGMSRSDAMLAFQRHATSKLRSDAELTAVRTMGFRGEALPSIAAVSKVRVLTLAQGASIGTQLWLADGETVRVEDAAAIPGTSIEVAELFFNTPARRKFLKSTTTEFSHISHAIQLAALAWPQVHFRLLHNGYEVFNLPGVSSSRDRVLQVYRGAFGEGALGIEAERNGVTVRGFIIDPVRARASRTPQDLFVNRRPIKNSTVSHAVSDGYSSFLAKGQNPLFVLFLDLDPSRVDVNVHPTKREVRFADPELIHQAVRSAVRQVLGRVQIASSLAGAVTQEERPSSSHALWSGALPSSFRPAEADPDSGAAPAPPEVQTSFVQEAGAAYRPGDTPDVVPLGQMGRTYLIAQVGNELAVVDQHTAHERVLFERLWRAWQGKTLPSQPLLLPEPLELPVQKALLLQQHLGELERLGLGIEPFGTSSFLIRSLPILLGHADTASLVQDLIEDLERWETVSSLEEKVRPVLASLACHGAVRAGRSMALPEIKQLVQDWGAEGWIMTCPHGRRVAFRLSAEEMGRLFDRP
- a CDS encoding helix-turn-helix domain-containing protein, with product MESVGEFFRQVRETKGLTVEEVASKTRIRSDFVKALEEGNFAKLPDQVFARGFVRSYARSLGLDEEDAIHRFVQSAGAFYEKQGERERLRQRQVEEERRRKANRKAVGIAIAIAIITLVFLLSREQSATLVRRASSDVPPPSKKTMPFSKEGRDAAPKQDADLPPPITAAAKPVDVPAPPAKAILEKTTPAPAPQMVAKAPVPAEPAVAPAAAQGGSDGPLAGLSVDGPVGSDGPLVLDLEATELSWVVVQVDAGSPQEALLRPGEKAQWKAQDQFSVTLGNAGGVKAELNGKPQKPFGPSGKVVRDVVLKR